In Shouchella patagoniensis, the following are encoded in one genomic region:
- a CDS encoding ABC transporter ATP-binding protein, giving the protein MSKEPIILIDNISKKYKNSSTYANENISLSIKPGEVFGLLGANGAGKSTLVRQIAGFVQPTKGNIKLYNFDLIKEPHLANQFVALQPQNIWLPAQTKPKELLELTGRLRGLSTIRAQEEAEKFIEEFKLTEHIEKKLQELSGGLKRLVAIAVTLIGDRPIVVLDEPTNDLDPSIRRVVWKRIKTTAQSGRTVILVTHNVIEAEHTLDRVSIINKGRVLATGTPMELKEKFEQLLRLEITARPNTENDIAKILARWNTTVKIGESSFFLTVPKNEIEKTFSYLLPYMEQFQDFRIITTNLEDIYFELSGGERIEG; this is encoded by the coding sequence ATGAGTAAAGAACCTATTATTCTAATCGATAATATAAGTAAAAAATATAAAAATTCCTCAACTTATGCGAATGAAAATATTTCTTTATCAATAAAACCTGGAGAAGTTTTCGGTTTACTAGGAGCCAATGGTGCTGGCAAAAGTACACTAGTACGCCAGATTGCCGGTTTTGTTCAACCAACAAAAGGAAACATTAAATTATATAATTTTGACTTAATTAAAGAACCTCATCTCGCAAATCAATTTGTAGCTCTTCAACCCCAAAATATATGGCTTCCAGCTCAAACTAAACCTAAAGAACTACTAGAGCTTACAGGGAGACTTCGGGGGCTTAGTACTATTAGAGCCCAAGAAGAAGCTGAAAAATTCATTGAAGAATTTAAACTAACAGAACATATTGAAAAAAAATTACAAGAGCTGTCTGGAGGATTAAAAAGGCTAGTCGCTATAGCTGTAACATTAATTGGCGACAGACCTATTGTAGTTCTTGATGAACCAACAAATGATTTAGATCCTAGCATTAGAAGAGTCGTCTGGAAAAGGATTAAGACAACTGCTCAATCAGGAAGAACGGTTATTCTTGTTACTCACAATGTTATTGAAGCAGAGCATACCTTAGATCGCGTAAGTATTATAAATAAAGGCCGCGTACTGGCAACCGGTACACCGATGGAGTTAAAAGAAAAGTTTGAACAACTTCTTCGACTTGAAATTACGGCACGACCTAACACGGAAAATGATATTGCAAAGATATTAGCAAGATGGAATACTACTGTCAAAATAGGTGAGAGTAGTTTTTTTCTTACAGTTCCAAAAAATGAAATTGAAAAGACTTTTTCCTATTTGCTACCATACATGGAGCAATTTCAGGATTTCCGTATTATTACTACCAACTTGGAAGATATTTATTTTGAATTAAGTGGAGGGGAAAGAATTGAAGGATAA
- a CDS encoding ABC transporter permease: MKDNILVKPALTEEKEKLSIINQYFLLLRLLITDYRSAAPFLLIIGLIIPMGFLWILSRYVGTGPETTWLLAGNIIMAVSFGSVSFSIQRTALMKIEGELDYYGSLSVKKSAFVFAIFTESMIFAFPALLGSMIMGNILLEIPWSTLLSVIPIALLSAGCLTILGSTLGSYAKTMVHFAIFSYLPFLAVFLSPVMVPLVELPLVLKITSYVLPTGQAVMALTDVLNREFDQRFYLLLTALIIWLAIGFYIAFKKLDWRSE; encoded by the coding sequence TTGAAGGATAATATTTTGGTGAAACCTGCATTGACAGAAGAAAAAGAAAAATTATCAATAATAAACCAATATTTTTTGTTACTTCGACTTCTTATTACTGACTATCGTTCCGCAGCTCCATTTCTACTTATTATTGGTCTTATAATACCAATGGGATTCTTGTGGATACTCAGTAGGTATGTTGGAACTGGTCCTGAAACAACTTGGTTACTTGCTGGGAACATAATTATGGCAGTTAGTTTTGGAAGTGTGAGTTTTTCCATCCAAAGAACTGCACTAATGAAGATTGAAGGAGAACTTGATTATTATGGAAGTTTATCTGTTAAAAAGAGCGCTTTTGTTTTCGCAATTTTCACAGAAAGCATGATTTTTGCATTCCCAGCCTTATTAGGTAGCATGATTATGGGAAACATACTCCTAGAGATACCGTGGTCAACTCTTTTATCTGTAATCCCTATAGCGTTGCTTTCTGCAGGTTGTCTAACTATATTAGGATCAACATTAGGAAGCTATGCTAAAACTATGGTTCATTTTGCTATATTCTCTTACTTACCTTTTCTTGCAGTCTTTCTTAGTCCAGTTATGGTGCCATTAGTAGAACTACCTTTAGTTCTAAAAATAACTTCTTATGTCCTTCCAACAGGTCAAGCAGTAATGGCACTTACTGATGTGTTAAACAGAGAATTCGATCAAAGGTTTTACCTTTTATTAACCGCGTTAATTATTTGGTTAGCTATTGGATTTTACATAGCTTTCAAGAAATTAGATTGGCGTAGTGAATAA